CGAGTGAATGTGCTTTGAGCTGCATCGATTAATAGGCAACAACATGGTTATTGTTCATATTCCCCCGGTTAGACCATTCCCTTCAGTCTGGAGggtattgaatatattattttggtgattatttttttatatccaGAGACTGTGAATCAAACCTTGCGACTCTTCTACTGATTTTTCACTAATTAATCTGCTCCAGGCACTTAAAGGAATTTTCAATACGGCTTTTTGTTCTTTTCCTCATTATATTACTCTGGAAGGTCACCTTGATATATACAACAGCAACAACACCTTGATATATACAACAGCAACAACACCTTGATATATCAACTAAACGCAGCAAATGTCTGATTGTTGACTAATTTGTGTGTGGTTTGTTTCAAACAGACAGTAGTTAAGAGATGACGAAGAAAGCACAAGAAGAGTTGGAACTTTTTATTGTCTCTACTTATTTTACATAATATTCTAGACATTCTGATTTGGAATATTGGATGAAAGCCAAGGATGActtcttatttatttgataaGTTGAAAAAAACAAGATAACTATTCTTCTCAGGGAGTATTCAAACTGTCTGAAAATCTATTTGTCCAAATGATTGAAGGTGTTGGGATAAAAATGGATGTATCTGAGGGATGTCGTTTGAGACTGAGAGTCCACCTTGCCAGACATGATTTACTGTGGTTTCATTGCCCAGTGGTCCTATAATCGCAAAGATAATCATCTCGTTGTTCAAGTATTCTGCAGATATATTTGAAACTTGAAAGCTGAGATTAGCTCTCTGCATTGATGGACTATAACTTGTTATTTGTGTTGTGTAAGCTATCATGCTGTCAGTTGAGTTATGGAAAGCAACTAATGCTTGCGATCCAACCATGCCTTGTCTTGTAGGGTTGATAGCCCATGCTACCCATCCCTTAGAATCTTGTTTAGCTCTGTATGCCATTGAAACTTTTGTGCTTGATGAATTGTAGGTCCAGTGCAGGTTTGCTTCTAGAACAGGTAGCACTTTGCAAGTGGTGAAAGTTCTATTAGCTGGGAAAGTGTAGTTTGAACAGTTTTGAGCTGAGTTAACAAGAAAAATCGAAGCAAGAATGAAGAACAGCAGTTTTGATGTTGAGCTTGACGCCATGGGAGCAAATATATTCCTCTTTTCCCGTGCCAAAAGCCAAAAGTGAAAGGAAAGGATAAAAACACCGTAAAAGACTATTGTGCGACTGTGGAGCTGATTCAACACCAAGCTGAGAATGTAGAATGTTACCTTTTTTTGCAAGTTGAGGAATAAGAATGTTGgtagtttatattttataagaaaGGGAAGGTGAGGTTTTGAAGTCTATTGTGTCAGTGGGCCTCTATTGATAGTGATACGTCGATCTCATGGATGAAGGCTAAGTCAAGTCAAGAAGTGATCATTTAATCCTTATGATAACTTTTATGCAATGGTTggtttaatttattgatttttaatttgtgaacacattaaactaaaactaaattttaataaGATATGTGTTATCGGTTTTAGGCTATGGTTTCAGTTTAACCAATAAAAAAGGCTCATAAGATCATAgatatgtgtatatatttaaaatatattcttattGAATTGTCAATTTAATCACAACCCAAAAtcacaaaattgaaaattgaaccaaaaattcaataattcaaTGCCAATAAATcaatagtgtttttttttttctttcgatGTATTGGTTGAACAGGTTTTGCACTCACTACTTTGAGCTCTACTTAGGTTTTATCTAAACTACCATTAATTAAGGATGTTATACTTAATagtctttttttcttcaatatttttgtttgtttgtcaTCCTACATATAATCCATCTACTTAGAATGTAGGCATTCGTATTGTTTCAATGTTTTTGTTAggtttttatttcatcaatctCCTTATCCTGTCTTAAAATAATTCTCTCGATtggtttttctttctttagaGCTATTCAGATGTTTTAGTCGCTGCGTTTGAACTTTTCAAACGCATAAACTAGTTAAGAAACTTAGATGATCGAAGTTCATGGATCACATATGATATCGTTTATTACTTAGACAATATCTTTAGAGAAATGTTTTGAaaacttcatcaaattttgaattaaacgTTGAAATTGCTTATAAATATTGGCAGTTAGACATCCAACTCGTAATGACAACGACCCAATTACAATGGTTTATTACTTTGGGAGGATTcttaagataaatattttgaaatattcaatataacagaattttaattaaacattgAAGTTGCTTATAAATGCAGATATTCAATCCATAATCGCAACGACCTAATAAATTTTGTCTATCACTTGTCAATGTCAGAAGGGGAAATTTTGATGATGTACGAAAATAGGTCAGTAATTACATAAAGAAATTATAACTCAAACGAAAGAAACTCATACCCTCTATGAAACTTTGAACAAGTAAAATagctatatttttttatgaaacaaaaTTGACTCTATATTTCACGTTCTCAATctcaatacaaaaaaaaagaaaaaaagaaaaaaaagaaatgggtTTGCAAGCTAATTTCAAGCATGTTCGAATTTTAATAAgttttatgatataatatagTAGTTCCatttgttaggttgtggagcctgattaatatttgatgtattgtcatatattaatgttcTCGCTCTGTACTATTTATTCTcaatttattctctgtaaccaaaaatactctgaataattaatatatataccccaccgccgtggaagtttactcacggggtgttaccacaaaatattgatttctctctttctctctctagatctctcatttctttctctctaaagttcttgtgttcttcatttatcaagtgtgtgtgtgtagatTCGATCCTAACACCATTATCTAGAATAAGAACACgttttttctattttggaaAGAATAAGGCAGTTTTAGCCAATACTAAGAAAATAGaatatcaaagaaaaataactttGGATAACCAACTAGGATTGTGGTAGAGTTGTAAGTACTCATTCATCCTTAATCAGAGGTCTCGGTTTCGAGTTTATCGGGATATGAAGTCGCTTTTGTTGGGCAACACAATGTATAACGTCCCAGTGCAAATCCAAATTTAGTCCAACTGCAATATTACTACGTAAAATATGATCATAATTAATTGttaacactctttgtatatgtccctcacgcctttagcgacattcattataatgaaacttaattaatgctggtaaagactttaacactctttattaatgtcaatatttattgccgctaaaagttgtttttgttgtagtggaTGAATAACAAACACCACTATACCGCCCAATGTAGGACGTCCTGAAGCAAATTTAAGTTTAATCAAACTATAATATGAATAACGAACaacgaaaaaaaataatgtcGAACTTCGGCTCTGCGTCTAATAAATGAGGGGATAGGTGGAAATTTTAAAGTGTCTTTCTCATATGTATTTCATTAATATGTTCTTCGTTGCATCTTGCTATTCAATTTTATGCCATCATTTCAAGTTGTTGAACTTTGAAATAGTTGTTATTTCATGACTTATATGTTAATTGTAGGCGAGGCTGGGTCAATACAAGTTGCTGCATTGGCAATTGAACATGTGGAAGTCAACTACAAATTTCTAACTAttgctataaaaaaaattgaaacatctTTTTCAGTGtaatatccaacaaaaaaaataaaataaaatcacataCGTCATTTTCCAGTTTACCAAAACTAATAGATTCACTAGATCaattgtgaaaaataaaataaaatttaaaacatgttaTTGATACACTATATTGtggatatttatttaaatatacat
The window above is part of the Solanum pennellii chromosome 5, SPENNV200 genome. Proteins encoded here:
- the LOC107020741 gene encoding cytochrome b561 and DOMON domain-containing protein At5g47530-like, yielding MASSSTSKLLFFILASIFLVNSAQNCSNYTFPANRTFTTCKVLPVLEANLHWTYNSSSTKVSMAYRAKQDSKGWVAWAINPTRQGMVGSQALVAFHNSTDSMIAYTTQITSYSPSMQRANLSFQVSNISAEYLNNEMIIFAIIGPLGNETTVNHVWQGGLSVSNDIPQIHPFLSQHLQSFGQIDFQTV